A stretch of the Porifericola rhodea genome encodes the following:
- a CDS encoding STAS/SEC14 domain-containing protein codes for MVEAIKSFKDNIVGLRIDENFSEGDIIPMLPIMKEKLNVHKKLNLFVEHVEMNDFTVDTLFDFLDISFGSLALFHKVAVVTSKDWLVEATKLTEENFDFELKIFHFSEKYDAVDWIEQ; via the coding sequence ATGGTCGAAGCCATAAAGTCCTTCAAAGACAATATTGTGGGATTAAGAATTGACGAAAATTTTAGTGAAGGTGACATTATTCCTATGCTACCTATCATGAAAGAAAAGCTTAATGTACATAAAAAGCTGAACCTATTTGTGGAGCATGTAGAAATGAACGACTTTACGGTTGATACTCTTTTTGACTTCCTGGACATTAGTTTTGGTAGCCTTGCTTTATTTCATAAAGTAGCTGTTGTCACATCCAAAGACTGGCTCGTAGAAGCCACCAAACTGACTGAAGAAAATTTTGATTTTGAACTCAAAATATTTCACTTTTCAGAAAAATATGATGCTGTAGACTGGATAGAGCAGTAA